ggccacctatcccggagggccccgtgggctgaaagtggaagggaaccagcccttagtgggctggggcgcccccttgggcctccccccatgcgcctagggttgggaaccctaggcgggagcttcccccttgccttggggggcaaggcaaccccttcccccccccttggccgccgccccccccttggagatcccatctcccagggctggcgcacccccccaggggcctatataaagggggggagggagggcagcaagctacagcttgggcgcctccctcctcccctgcaacacctctctctctctctcgcagaagctcggcgaagccctgccggagacccgctacatccaccaccacgccgtcgtgctgctggatctccatcaacctctccttcccccttgctggatcaagaaggaggagacgtcgctgcaccgtacgtgtgttgaacgcggaggtgccgtccgttcggcactcggtcatcggtgatttggatcacggcgagtacgactccgtcatccacgttcattggaacgcttccgctcgcgatctacaagggtatgtagatgcactcccttcccttcgttgctagtacactccatagatgcatcttggtgagcgtaggaaaattttaaattatgctacgattcccaacagtacGGGCTACACAATGTGTGGAGAAACATTGAGTTAATAAATGATTCAATCAACAAGTTGAGCAAGAAGGAGCAAAACTTACGATCTCCTGCGATGTCGTGCGCAATGGCCATCTTGCCTCCAGCCAAGCAACCGCGTCACAAAACTTGGTGATTGTGCTCTGGATGGCGTACCATTGATACGATAACGACTTCACATTGCGATCATAGATGATGTGCATGTCGTAGGGCGCAATGTGCTTTCGCGGTGAAACGAATCATGCATGCGCTGTCAGAAGAGCCCCCTTTTGTTCCTGCCTACGGAATCCGTGGATATGGCCAACCACGCATCGCACAACAACTCATCCTTCATGGTAGAGTACCCCTCCATCCTTCGTACTCTAAAAAAATGACATGGTGTTCGAAAATAAGCTCAATGGCATTTGACCGAACCCTGCCGGACGCGGTGTCCATCATGGACGTCGTCGACAGGGTGGCGGAGTGTACCTAGTTGCGGTGTCGGAGTCCCACGTGGTTGTTGTCCGGACTCACGCAAAAGCCCCtcacccccccccacacacacacacacacactttgcTTTCAATTTGCTGTTTGGACAGGTCGACAAACCGTTACAGGCACTTGTTGCATGACAAAACACGTCCGGACCATGCAGACTGAACGTGTGCGAGCGGTTAGAGGGTTGATGTGGGAAATGCTCTTACGAAGCATTTGTCGCGAGCTACTAAAGAATCCTCATATGAGTGAGAGCAGCAACTTTAGTTTTGGTCATTTTGGCTATGTAAGAACGATATAATTTTTAATAATAAAACTCATCTCCGCTGCAGGATCTATCAGTGTACATAGTGGCTTTATTCGTGATATATTCTTTAGCAACAGGAATCCTGACCGATGCTTATGGTTGTGTCTACGACTGGAGCAGACGGTCAACTATATTAGTCATGTGTGGCTATGTATTTTGCGTCCATTAGTGCGTGTGTGTTGTAGGTTGTGTACATCCTATACCTATGCAGAAGTAAAGTGTGAACTCGTTATGCTTGTACTATCAGATGTTATGAATCATTAAAACCGTCATTTGCCCCCAAAAGGGTAATCTTCATGTTAGCAACCTCGTGCCAACCAAAAGAAAAACAATTCTATATGTTTTTTCACGCTTTTCTGTTAAAAGATCAGGAATGAAATAAGTGCATTCAACTTTTTAGGGGCGGCACGGTGTGTGTCGTGCACTTCTTCGAGGCGCCGCCGGGGCGTTCAGGTGCTCGGTTAGAGGAACTGTAGGCCGAGGGGATTGGACCAGTGGCAGCAGGTGTGTTCGCGAAGAAGGAGCGGCGTGGCATCTGGCACGTCGACAATGGTGGGTCTCAGCGGCTTGGAGCAGCGGGGTCTCGGCGGTGGGCGCGTGATGATGGACGAGCGCGGGATGGTGGCGTTGTCTGGTGTCGTGGTGGCGTCGAAGACAGCTAGGCCTAGCAAGGTCGATGCGTCAGTACAACTCTGAATATAGATcggtggaagatggcggcggcggcctctgagagTGCGCCGGATAGGTGTGTGTCCCAGATCCGGCAATGTGGCTTGGTTGGGGCCTCCGGTTTTAGATGATAGGCTATGATGCAAGGTCTATTTGGTATTCGGCTCGGACTATCGACACCCCTTCATCGAGTGGATAAAAGTAGCGACATGTTGCCAAGATGGCGACTTCAGATATACTgatgtattactttgtaaggtttctatgaataattaataaaatagCTGCATGCGTcacccagatgcagaggccggggtctTTCACCTTTTTAAAAGAAAAAAAGTAGTGTTTTAATGGAACCGAACATGAAAACATGAGTGCACGGTCGATCAGATGGCTACATGTTTCGATATTACTTTCTTTGTCTGTAATATCTTGCAAAATGATTTTATATCCTGAGGcggagggagtattaagtaaGAGAAATAGCAACAATAATTCATACTTCCTTCGTTTCGAATTACTTGTGTTATATGTTTATTTAGATACAGATGTGTTAGACATGTTTTAGGGTTAGGTAAAAAAATCGAAAAGGAAGGTTTCCCCGATTAGGTATATTTGTATTTAAACAAAGAGTTTGTCTAGGgatcagtcgactgagacttcgcGAAGTCTCAGTCGCTGACGTCGGCATGTGTCAGCCATGCGTAGCATAGCCCAGGTTCTTTCAGGTTTCTGTTTCCTACTGTCTTTTAGGCTGGGCTTTGTCCTACTCAGGTTTTTTTGCCTCGTCTCTTGCTCTTGTCCGTGATGGGCTGTTTTGTTTTTGCTTGTACGTATGTGTGCAgtctcttttattttctgttgTCCATTGGTTTCCTTGTTTATTGCTTGTAGTTGGGACTGTCAGTGTTCGTGTCAACACACGATGTGCACTTTTCCTCGACAAAAAAGAAAGCCGATGTGCATTGGAATGTGCCTCTTGAAACATAACACATAACACAAAAATGTAATATATTGTATTACTTTGAGCACATAATattaaaaaaaagaaataaaagagaacACTGGTTGAATTGAATGAGCTTCCTGGTGCATATGGTTAAAAAATGTAAACAAAAGGGGAACGGGTAGTAGAAAATTAAAGCTCGCCCTTTGATCAACAAAATATATTTTTTATGGAAGAAGAGTTAAATTGCATATAACTAGTTATTGGACCATTTACCTCTTTCTTAGTACACATCACTAGTTGTAGGTGAACTGTAGGGAAAATAAAAAATTAAGTTACACACGGATAACACACATGTAATTGTGCATGATCGACCGACACAGAACTACATGCAATCAAACATTTGTGCAAGCATATAATATTTTAAGAAAATAAATTAAATTGCACACAAATAGCAAGCATACGATTACGTGTGATCAACGGACATGCAACTGCATGCGACTGTCGTGTGTATAACTAATGGCACTATTTTCTAAAAGAAAAAATATTAAGTTGCACAGAGATTGTGGTCGTGCATTTGTGCATGGCCTGGAGGACATGCAATTGCATGTGGCGGACGTGTGTAAAATCAGGTGATGTTATTTTGAAAATTAAAAATCAAAACATCACTATTTAgaagaaaaaaatcaaaacataAAAACTTTAGAAAGAAAAGCATAaaatgaaaaaatgaaaaaaaaaatgaaaaggTCAATAATAAACCCACATACCAAGCCGCCCAAGTTTCTTGACCCCCCTAGCATCCTAGTTACCCCCATCTGGTGTGGCTACAACATATGTAGTTACATGCAAGTAGGTGACCCATTTGGAAAACAAACACCTGTATAGGAAAGATTAAAAAACACATAAAAAATCATGGTAGACATGCAATTGCCCTCTTGCCAAACAAAAGACCATTGAATCGTTGTCGCGTTAAAGACATGCAATTACTGTCGAGAGTGACACTTACAGTTGCATGCCTAGGGAGACACTTGTAGTTGGGGGTGGGGAGTAACGCTTGCAATTTCATGGCTACTATCGGGCATGCCCTACGCCATTCCTACCCCATCATTGTCACCTCCGACAAAACAAATCCCTAGTTGCAACCCTGTTGgaagacatgcaattgcagttgGGGGatgacacttgtagttgcatgacTATTGTGGGACATGCAGCTGACCCCTTCTCCTCGAGATCCCTCCGACAAAACAAAGCCTAATTGCAACCAAGTTAGAAAGACATCCACTTGCATGACTACAGTTGGACATGCAGTTGCGGTCGGGTGCAGCGCTTGCAGTTGCGGGGATGTTGTCGGGCTTGCAACTGGCCCGCCCCCTCTACCGGCGCCCCCTCCGATAGAACAAAAAACTCCAGTTGTGGTCGGgctagaagacatgcagttgcggtcGGGTGCGACACTTGTAGTTGTATGCCTAGTGTCGAACATGCAACTGGCCCACCCCCTCTCTCGCAGCCCCTCCGACAAAACAAAGGTCCAGTTGCAACCATGTTGGGGGACATGTAGTTGCGGTCGGGTGCGGCGCTTGCAGTTGCAAGGCTGTTGTCGGGCTTGCAACTAGCCCGCCCCCTTCGACAGAACAAAAAAGTCCAGTTGCGGTCGTGTTACAAGACATGCAGTTGTGGGCGGgtgcgacacttgcagttgcattcCTAGTGTCAGACATGCAATTGGCCCGCCCCCTCTCCCGCCACCCCCTCCGACAAAACAAAGGTCCAATTGCAACCATGTTGGGAGGACATGCAATTGCGGTTGGGTGCGGCGTTTGCAGTTGCAGGGATGATGTCGGGCTTGCAACGGGCCCACCCCTCCGACAAAACAAAAAAGTCCAGTTGCGGTCGGATTACAAGACATGCAGTTGCAGTTGGGTGCGACAATAGCAGTTGCGGGGTTGTTCTCGGGCTTGCAACTGGCCCGCCCCCTCCGACAGAACAAACAAGTCCAATTGCGGTCGGCTTACAAGACATGTAGTTGCGGTCGGGTGCGACATTTGCAGTAGCATTCCTAATGTCGGACATGCAACTGGCCCGCCCCCTCCGACAAAACAAACAAGTCCAGTTGCGGTCAGGTTAATTACAAGACATGAAGTTGCGGTCGGGTGTGATATTTGCAGTTGCATTCCTAGTGTCGGACATGCAACTGGCCCGGCCCCTCCGACAAAACAAAGGTCCAATTGCAACCATGTTACGGTCGGGTGCGGCGCTTGTAGTTGCAGGGATGTTGTCGGGCTTGCAACTGGCTCGCCCCCTCTACCGGCGCCCCCACCGACAGAACAAAAAAGTCCAGTTACGGTCAGGTTAATTACAAGACATAAGCGGTCGGGTGTGATATTTGCAGTTGCATTCCTAGTGTCGGACATGCAACTGGCCCGCCCCCTCCGACAAAACAAAGGTCCAATTGCAACCATGTTGGGGGACATGCAGTTATGGTCGGGTGCGGCACTTGCAGTTGCAGGGATGTTGTCGGGCTTGCAACTGGCCCGCCCCCTCTACCGGCGCCCCCACCGACAGAACAAAAGAGTCCATTTGCAGTTGGgctagaagacatgcagttgcggtcgggtgcgacacttgcagttgcattcCTAGTGTAGGTCATGCAACTGGCTTGCCCCTCTCTCACTGCCCCCTTCAACATAACAAAGGTCCAGTTGCAACCTTGTTAGGGGACATGCACTTGCGGTCGGGTGCGGCACTTGAAGTTGCGGGGATGTTGTCGGGCTTGCAACTGGCCCGCCCCCTCTACCGGTGCCCCCTCCGACAGAACAAAAACTTCCAATTGCGGTCAGGCTAGACGACATGGAGTTGCGGTCGGGTGCGACGCTTGCAGTTGCATTCCTAGTGTCGAACATGCAACTGGCCCTACTGGTCTCTACTCAACCCACAAACAAAGTTAAAAAAACCCAAACCAGAAACAAAGTCTAGTTGGTCGGTGACAAATAATTTTGGAAAGGAAAAAAGATAAGTTACACGCCAACAACATACATACAATTGTGTGTGGCCGATGTGAATGAAACTGTGTGTGCTCGACGGGTGTGTCAGCGATAATATCTTTTGGAAGAAAAAAATGTTGCATACGGACACTGACAATAAAACATGGCATGTGATTCAATGTACAATATTTTTAAAAATTAATAATTGAAattgaaaataaaaaataaagaaaaaacaaaaagaaaatggAAACAAACCAAAGCGAACAGCCCTATTAATCGCTCATGTCCCCAGGTAACACGAGCACTAACAAAAAAATTAGCCTATAAGAAAGCCCAAAAAACAGACAAAGAAAAAGCCACACCACCCTCAAGGCCAGCCCATGGGGCATCTCTGTCCAACAGAAAGAATAGAAGAGAAggcaagaaaagaaaaaagaaacaagGCAATGGGCTGGGGACACAACTAAAACAGGCCGATACAACACAAGGACACAACGATCCAATCTTAAACAGATCATGATGGGAGGTCAAATACATCGACTGAGACTTCCTTAAAAATCAGTCGACTGATTTTTAGCCCAACCGTTAAACAAATTTAACACAAGTAATTTGAGACGGAAGTAATAATATATGGAAAGCAGAAGGTCACGTGAGTGACCACCGGGGAGACCACTATATAGATATGGAGAGCGAGCTCCAGCTTTCTCGCCTTTCTGGGTGTTCCATGCTCTTAAGCCATAAGCTGCTCCCACCCACAAGCTCTCTCTTCCTCTGCTGTCTCTCTCGCCTCGCTTCTATTGGGAGATTGTGCTGcggtgcgagagagagagagagatgatgTCGAGGGAGCGCAAGAAAGCGGCAGCTCTGCAGGAGAAGCTGCAACTCCTTCGCTCTCTCACCCACTCCCATGCTGTAATTGATCCATCCTTCCCCTTAGTTTCTCAATTTCCGTCCCAGTTGTGCAATCTCCACATATGTATATGCCTTTTTCGCCTACGATCGAGCTGGTTGTGCGATCTTCACCATGCCTGCTagctctttctttcttttttctttctttctttctttctttctttctttctggGCGACTTAATTAAGTAGATGGATGTCATGCGTGGCTGCAGCTGAGCAACACGTCCATAATCATGGACGCCTCCAAGTACATCAAGGAGCTGAAGCAGAAGGTGGTGATGCTGAATCAGGAGATCGCTTGCGCGGCGCAAGACTCGCGCAGCAGACAGACCTCCTACCCGACGGTACGCATGAATTAATGCTTGATTTGTTTCTTACATATATACTTCCTctagctagtacttcctccgtaaagaaatataagagtgtttagatcactaaaaagtagtagtgatctaaacgctcttactatatttctttacagagggagtaaaaGAGTAGTGGCGTTTCTTCTTTTCCTTTTCACACATGCTAACACAAGGCAGGGAGATTTGGATTGAAACAGTAGGAATACACACATACATATGTAGATGTAGGACCACTCCTACACACATGCATAAAGCTTCCAAAACCCTCCCTGCATTTATCAGTTGGTTAATCGATCTGGTACGTACCCGCATGCAGGTGAACGTTGAAACCCTAGGACACGGGTCGTTCCTCGTCAATGTGTTGTCAGACAAGAGTTGCCCGGGGCTTCTGGTTTCCATCCTCGAGGCCTTCGACGAGTTGGGCCTCAGCGTCCTCCAAGCCACGGCCACTTGCGCGGATACTTTCCGCCTAGAAGCCATAGGAGGGGAGGTAACAACAAGCTAATACGCTCTGTACCAAAATATAACTAGCctacaaaaacgtcttatattatgtTGATATGATACGGACTGACCAAAAGAAGAAAACAAATTAGCTACTGTATATGCAAGCCATATGACGATTTCCACTCTATGCAAACGTGCAGAACCTGATGGAGAACGTGGATGAGCACGCCGTGAAGCAGGCCGTGCTGCGGGCCTGCTCCTCacacagcggcggcggcggcaacaaGCAAACATAGCGCAAGCTAGCAGatcctcgccctcgccctcgaccGTCAAGCATCTCAATAACATATATTGGTTAATCTGGTCTATtgattctctctctctctctctctctctctctctctctctctctctctctctctctctatcacATATCTCCCTACCGTGTTCCTTCCGTGTTCGTCTCCGGTGATCGATGAATGATGAGATGCCTATTCTCGGTTGAGTAATGTTGTTAGTCATGATGCATGCAAGGCGGGGCATAATATGACCACGCATGCATGATTAAGGCCTTGATCATGTAACACATGCATGTGCTGCGATGTTTGGAAGCTAAGAGCTAAACGGTTGGGGCCTTGTGTCGTACGTATCATATATGCACTCTTTCTCAAACCCCCCCAAAAAAAGCAGGATGTACATGTCCACCTCCACCCATGAACCTGATGAGATCATGCATCAGGGCCTGACGACGCATGCATGCGATGCACGAGCACAACAGTTGTTGCATGGATAATAAAGCTCTAGCTAGCTAGGCTCCGAATCTAATCTGTAGTGAGTGAAAGCAGACGAATATGGAGGGAGCCCAATGGCTTCACAAGTAGGAGTAGAATAGTAAGCAACAGTGGGTGTGTGCAACCCTCAGATGGTTTGAATAAAAGAGGAAGGGCAAAAGGCGAGGTTCCAAAAACCGAGGAAAGCAGCGAAGGAGAGAAGGCCCGGCCGTGCATGCTGATTGATTTAACCCGCGCGCGGTCACCGTCACACCTGCATGCCAAGGCAACGATAGGTAGAGGGTGAGGTCGGCCGATGGCAATGGCAATATGGCATTGGCGCGAGGAGGAGGGAAAGTAACAAGTAACGGAGGTGGTGCCATATCTTTAGGGAGCACAAGGGCCGCTGTCTTGGTGCGTTGGCTAATACGCACTAGGGTACTCCTACTAGGCTGGCTGGCTACCCGTGAGAGATGACACGGGTGTGCTTCACGCGACGCCCTGACCTGCATCGGTATTACCAGGCCCAGCTGTGCATGAGTGTAACAGTTTCCAGCTCCGGCGTGCAGAGCGTAGCCAGAGACCGCCTCCGGGCGCGCATTTGTCATGTCATGTGTTTGTGTTGTGTTGGCTTCCCCTGTCTATCTGTCTGTCCGTCCTGACGGACGGCACTCGCACTGGCGACGACCCTTACGCCTCACGAGAGGGATTTGCGCGTGGCTCCATGTACGTGTGGCCCTTGTCGTCgtcgggctcgggctcgggccGGGGCCCCTAGCCTCTGTTCCAGCGGCCTTGGACGG
This genomic window from Aegilops tauschii subsp. strangulata cultivar AL8/78 chromosome 4, Aet v6.0, whole genome shotgun sequence contains:
- the LOC109761461 gene encoding transcription factor bHLH61; this translates as MMSRERKKAAALQEKLQLLRSLTHSHALSNTSIIMDASKYIKELKQKVVMLNQEIACAAQDSRSRQTSYPTVNVETLGHGSFLVNVLSDKSCPGLLVSILEAFDELGLSVLQATATCADTFRLEAIGGENLMENVDEHAVKQAVLRACSSHSGGGGNKQT